One genomic window of Cercospora beticola chromosome 5, complete sequence includes the following:
- a CDS encoding uncharacterized protein (SMCOG1162:threonyl-tRNA synthetase~BUSCO:EOG09261DHR~antiSMASH:Cluster_9) encodes MAGNGIEAKMEDLKVEGSSVANASADASTGAAPTDKPKKQEKERKDQNAGKKPKEKKDKPPQGQGQAKKKADGPELIGITEPKTGDLSEWYQQVILKGDMLDFTDVPGCYIYQPASYRIWEFIQDYFNERIRKMGVKNCYFPLFISEANLQREKDHIEGFAAEVAWVTEGGKSKLEKRLAVRPTSETAMYSFYSKKIRSHRDLPLKMNQWNNVVRWEFKHAVPFLRSREFLWQEGHTAHLTEQEAGTEVMQILDYYAQIYEDLLAVPVVKGQKTKNEQFPGAYYTKTIEGFIPAVGRGIQAATSHCLGQHFAKMFDITVEDPHQEVAAGATRNKVHVWQNSWGFTTRSIGVMVLVHGDNKGLVIPPRVAEVQVVIVPVGITAKTTDDDRKKLYDEVEGLRTILEDAGVRVESDMREGYSPGYKFNDWELKGVPLRLEFGPKDSANHVVTTSRRDQEGKGTIEIPNLAKDVPALLEQIQADMFKKASDEYASHRKVIREWKDFVPTLNDKNVLLVPHCLGGPCEDQIKEDSKGNIEGQEVDARAPSMGAKSLCIPHDQPEPIAEGTLCINPKCGQKAEQWVMFGRSY; translated from the coding sequence ATGGCTGGCAACGGCATCGAGGCCAAGATGGAAGATCTCAAAGTCGAGGGCAGCAGCGTCGCCAACGCTAGTGCCGATGCCTCTACCGGAGCTGCACCAACCGATAAGCCTAAGAAGCAAGAGAAGGAGCGCAAAGACCAGAATGCGGGCAAGAAgcccaaggagaagaaggacaagccACCACAAGGTCAGGgccaggcgaagaagaaggccgacggCCCCGAATTGATTGGAATCACTGAACCAAAGACGGGCGACCTGTCGGAATGGTATCAGCAAGTCATCCTCAAGGGCGACATGCTCGACTTTACCGATGTTCCAGGATGCTACATCTACCAGCCTGCCTCGTACCGGATATGGGAATTCATCCAGGACTACTTCAACGAGCGCATTCGCAAGATGGGCGTCAAGAACTGTTATTTCCCACTCTTCATTTCGGAAGCCAACTTGCAGCGTGAAAAGGACCACATCGAGGGCTTCGCTGCCGAAGTCGCTTGGGTCACAGAGGGCGGAAAgtcgaagctggagaagcgaTTGGCTGTGCGTCCTACATCTGAGACGGCCATGTACAGCTTCTACAGCAAAAAGATTCGATCACATCGCGATTTGCCGCTCAAGATGAACCAGTGGAATAACGTGGTCCGGTGGGAGTTCAAGCACGCCGTTCCCTTCCTGCGATCTCGCGAGTTCTTGTGGCAGGAAGGACATACTGCGCATTTGACAGAGCAAGAGGCGGGTACCGAAGTCATGCAGATCCTCGACTACTATGCGCAAATTTACGAAGACTTGCTTGCCGTGCCAGTCGTCAAGGGGCAGAAGACCAAGAACGAGCAGTTCCCAGGCGCGTACTACACAAAGACCATTGAAGGTTTCATCCCAGCTGTTGGTCGTGGTATCCAGGCTGCGACATCCCACTGTCTTGGACAACATTTCGCAAAGATGTTTGACATTACCGTGGAGGATCCACACCAGGAAGTTGCAGCAGGAGCCACCCGCAACAAGGTGCACGTCTGGCAGAACAGCTGGGGATTCACAACTCGGTCCATTGGTGTCATGGTTCTCGTGCATGGTGACAACAAGGGTCTGGTCATCCCACCACGTGTTGCCGAAGTGcaggtcgtcatcgtcccagTGGGCATCACAGCCAAGACCACTGACGACGACCGCAAGAAGCTCTACGATGAGGTCGAAGGCCTTCGCACAATTCTCGAGGACGCTGGTGTGCGCGTGGAGAGCGACATGCGCGAAGGCTACTCTCCAGGCTACAAGTTCAACGACTGGGAGCTAAAGGGCGTTCCCCTCCGCCTCGAGTTTGGACCAAAGGACTCCGCAAACCACGTCGTCACAACCTCCCGCCGTGATcaagaaggcaaaggcacAATCGAAATTCCAAATCTCGCCAAAGACGTCCCTGCTCTTCTCGAACAAATCCAAGCAGACATGTTCAAGAAGGCTTCAGACGAATATGCTTCGCACCGCAAGGTCATCCGCGAATGGAAGGACTTTGTGCCAACACTCAACGACAAGAATGTGCTTCTCGTCCCACACTGTCTCGGCGGCCCATGCGAGGACCAAATCAAGGAAGACTCCAAGGGTAACATCGAAGGCCAAGAAGTCGATGCTCGCGCTCCTTCAATGGGTGCCAAATCTCTCTGTATCCCTCACGACCAGCCAGAGCCAATTGCAGAGGGCACTCTTTGCATTAACCCGAAGTGTGGCCAGAAGGCCGAACAATGGGTCATGTT